The nucleotide window aggaaagttttACATCCGagtatatagtttataatttccAGCTTAAAGCAGTAATTATTGACTCTCCCTAACAAAGTTTTACCAACGACCTTTCATTTCTTTCCTCTTTAGTCTGCCGTTGACTCTTTCTTTGTCCCATACATACCTGAATCTGTTTTACCTATATTCcgtagttttcttcttttaaaaaaaaaaaaaaaaattcgatatattaaatttctcaaaaattatgtttatacaATTATACTTAGCCAATATTCATTATTTACTAAATCCTTTCTAAATTAATCGTATATCAAACGATATAAAGATTATTAACAAGTTGTCGATTTGACATACATGTTGTGTGCATGGCATCAGCACACTTAAATGCTTGGTAAATCTCTTTTCGTAACTAAAATGATGCTTAATGAACGTTGCTATACAAATATTGGTGGGATCTCAGTAGCAGAACCAACGTCGGTCGGTCGCAGTCGGTGAGATGGGGTCACATGTCTCGGGTGATAAATAGAAAGTGTTTGAATGATGGTGTaatcaaactcaaatttaaaACGTTACTGAACCAGTGAACCTAAAGCTACACTCATTATCTTTTTGATATATGGAAGAGTAAAATTAGGGAGTAAAATGtgcattaaatttaaatttactaaGGAAATGggatatgaattttttttttcttttgatatctgTTGTGATACAGAAATTACTTTTACTGTCACTACTACTGCTGTCTGAAAAAAGCTCTGCCAGAGAGAAAATAAaggagagaaaaacaaattgggTAACAGTACCCATACCTCTGTCACTCACTCCCTCTTCAGGGTAATACACACACACGTATATCTCTACAAATATCGCAATATCGTAGgagaaagataataataattccATACTTGCAAATCTTTATAAGCCGcaattcttttaattaattatcagaAACCAACACAACAATTACTAGAGTCTAGaatgttattttaattaagataaTTTGGTATATGATCTGCGGTTGgaaaatagaaaactaacatTTGCTTTCTAATGACACCCTTAGTGTGTGAAAGTGAAATTAGGAAAGGGGCCGTATTGAATTATATAGTACAATGACAATGAAAGGAGGGAgggagggagggagagagagggagggagagagggagagagagagggagagagttgaatttgaaagaaaccTCGAATTTGGACTATATATTTCTGCTTTTATATATCCCCACAGTATTGCCTGCAGACACATTTTCACCATACCTTTCCCTCTCTCATACTCTGGTGTTGTCATAATCTCAATCTCTTTCAGTACAACAACTTTTTTGGTGAATAACATAACTATTTACTACAATTCTGCATGCATTAgatggaaaataaaaactagataaCTACTGGCTGTCTTTTAGTCAAATAAAgctcaaattttttaaaattggtaCATGTACTAGTCGCTCTACACATTTTCTTTGACGGCATCTACTAAAAGAAACCTATCGATTTTAAACCACGGCTagaaaaaaaaggtatatattctcctttctgcttctttttcatttatatttacttaAGTTTCTCGAATTAATGTATTTTAGTTTCCTTAAACCTCTGTACTAATTAGGTTATAAGAATATAGTATGAGATCCTCGATTTAGGCATGAATCAAGACAAACTAAAGTTACCATTTTCTGTAAACGTTTGACTAGTTAGTTTGAACATATCTCGTATGTATGTACGTAGTAgaccattgttttgtttctcggAATAAACGGATAATGGGTGATGATTGTATATGGTAATACTCTATATATTCAATTAATTCGTGTTTATATCATTTGTGTACTTTCACATATACtagttatatttcaaaaatggtaaaaatttcAAGAATCAAAAATATCTTCTTAAGTTACAGGGTACCGTCTCTTTTCACTAAATCGAATCTAGTAAAATTTTCAATCTGTTATAATGTGAGCGGTAGAATATTAATATTTGCAtcatatatgcaaaaaaaaaaaaaaaaaaagaaaagaaaaagaaaaaacatttaaaagagCATTTGTTGATCTTCATAAAGGTGGGTCCCACTGTACTTGCAGACAAAGGCTTTTAACAGAAGACTAGTGTCATATGGATTCTCTTCCATGAATTTCCCAAAATACCCCTACTCCCAAAacagaaagttaaaaaaaaaaaacatttgttgtgttttaatataTCAAACCTTTTAAATTTCTGCATAATTTTCATTATcaattttgaaatcaatcaaTTACAAAATCTTCTGTTGAGATAAGAACCCTTTTGTTTTTATCGGGGAAGTCATGTTGCTAAGATTACTATACAAGACAAACACGAACACACAGTTTATCTCTTACCATTTACATTATTCTAAATATAGTAGTATCAGTTTAGCATGTCTTGTAGTGGATACAAAATTTTAGACTTCTTTTTCAGAGAACAGTCACTTTAAATATTTGCTTacacgagaaaaaaaaaaaaaaaaagaaatcttttGTTGAGTAAGAGAGAGGACACTTTGGTCAATTACTGCCAAGTGCCCAACCATCCAAACAGACCCATTTACGGCAAAgtttaatgaaagaaaaaaacaattcagtttttgctaaaattgggagagaaaaaaaacacacacacacacagagacacTGTTTAACTCTGAAGTAATATGTCTcatttctaataataatttcGAGTTTtcttaccaaaataaaatttcagtAATATTGGGCAAGAAGAGCAGAGTATTTATATCACCCACGagcctttgcttcttcttcctccttcatcacctctctttctctttctgttCTCTTTCCGGAGACATTTGCCTAAATCTCATCATTATTTACAATCTCTACCTCAAAACAAAGCCttgagggaaagaaaaaaatgatccaaGAGAAGAAACACATGTTGTTAGCCCTACTTAtgtaaatcataattaaatctTTAATGGTCAgatcaaacaagcaagaaccaCGCGTCTCGGCTACTTACATCCGATCTCTCGTGAAGCAACAACTTCTTGCTCCTTCCACCACAACCACTATGaccaccacaaccacaacaaccGATGGAAGCGGTGGCGGCAGCGGCAAAACGCAatcgcaaacgcaaacgcacaAGAAACAAGTGAGGAGGCGACTCCATACTAGCCGTCCTTACCAAGAACGTCTCCTCAACATGGCTGAAGCTCGTAGAGAAATCGTCACCGCTTTAAAACAACACCGCGCTTCTATGAGACAAGCCTCGAGGATCCCACCGCCTCAACCACCGCCACCACCCCAGCCGCTTAATCTCTTCTCTCCGTCgccacctcctcctccacctccggATCCGTTTTCTTGGACGAATCCGTCTCTCAATTTCCTCCTCCCTAACCAACCCTTAGGGTTAAACCTAAACTTCCAAGATTTCAACGACTACATCCAAACCTCATCGacaacatcttcatcttcttcctcatcatcatcatcatcttcctcatcatcgtTTTTTCCGACTAATCCACACATCTACTCTTCCCCTTCACCTCCTCCCACCTTCACTACAGCCACCTCAGATTCAGCTCCTCAACCACCCTCTTCCTCCGCTGGAGAAAACAACGTGGGGACGTCAGCTTGGTGGTCAGAGCTCATGATGAAAACGGTGGAGGCGCCGGAGATTAAACCGGAGACGGAAGAAGTCGAAGATGACGTGTTCCCTAAGCTAAGTGACGTCATGGAGTTCCCTTCGTGGTTAAACCAAACTGAAGAAGAATTGTTTCACCCTTACAATCTCACTGATCATTACTCAATCCCTCACAATCCTCCCTTATCCtggtaattatatattttattatttgtatgcTAAATTAAATTATCTAATCTGTGTTCTTCCTCCGGAATCACCGGCGGTGAAAATTGCGGCGGTTCTTTGCATAAACTTCAGTGATTGAGTTTTGAGACagaacacataaaaaaaaaaacagaatcattttttgtttctttttgataattaaaattcaacttATTGATTAAACAATATGAGAAAACTTGTGGTATGAGAAGGATCCACATCGGTTTATTGCATGATCTGAAGCTGtccgttgttttttttttgtggttatgGTCCAATCCAATGATAATATCGCCGACATCTATCAAACACTATCCTTACCCCATTTTTCTGAAACTGTCCCAAAACCGTCTTGACGTCAtccaatatataattatatattcttgTTATGTGAATTATATCATTGCTTGTATTATTCAAGTTTGGTTGCTTGGTATCTTAGTGTTCTTCATCATATTTTGTGGTAACATTATTGATGTGTGTTATATTGTAATTTACAGTATGGAGATTGGAGAGATTGAAGGCATGGATGGAGAAGACTGGCTTGCTTGAACCACAAAAGATTGATTactgtttacttttttttcgcAGACATGATGAAtcaactctttggttcttttcttatttttaccttattttatttgttttcttataaatttttctttttgttcggagacattttgaatctttttaaaaaataacatgaagCCTGCGGAGAGAAAATGTTCGATTTGGCAAAGTCACATGATGATTATTGcaataaacttttctttttcttcttcttctatcattaattttattttggtttaaaacttattactaatttttaatttttctgttcatattttttttttttttttgggatccaCTGTTCTTGATAGTCTGGTTGATTTCAATTGTCATCATAAAGAGTTTTCACAATCATGTTACAGCTATAATAGGTTTCCCCCTCCCTCACCTATACGCGCATGTTAAACAGTTGAACTTACACCATAGCTAGGtatctatttcttttttgtctATTTCAATCTTATTGTAAAATTGATGATACAAATGTGAATAGACTAGTTTTAATCCACCTACTCGGTATTGTGTACAATTCAGAGTTTCCTTCTTCTACGAGATTGGAGATTGTTTGAATAGAAACCCTATGAACCTTGTGAAGATAGTAATGTCAGGTTTTTACAAATACAAACGAAGAGGAAATCAGTTTCTTGCTCAGCAAATGATTTAGAGACCTTTCTCTAAACTTTGCTATGCTCTTCATATGCATCATTGACTTCATCAATGtccatctcatcatcatctgttcccacatcatcatcatctttctcaaATTTAACACTCAAACTTTCATCTCCTGAACCACTCTCCAGCAGTTCTCTTTCTTGCATGTCCAAAGTATCACTATAAGTTGGTATATCTCTCTTCCTTCCTCTGTACCCCGTAAACTTCAGCAACTTCTCTTTCCAAAGTATCAAAGGACACTTGTCAATCAGCTCTGGCCCTTCGTAACCTTCTGTCAAGAACACACTGAATCTCTTCCCTCTCTCAGAGACATAGAAGATACCACAATGCTTCAGAAAAATCCTCATCAGTTTCTGCGGCATCACAAACTCCCTCCTGAAATGTGTCAGATGATCCGTCACCAATCTCTTCTCAAGTGTAAAGCTAAGCAGTTCGTGCATAACCGCGATTGCCCGTTTGTCGAATTCCTTCGAACCAGCTTCGAGACCACGTGCATCAGCATAAGGAGACAGGTAAGTTCGTTTCTGAAAATGTTCAATCTTCCCTCTGTACCTGTACATTTTCTTGTATGACGGAGGAAACTTCATGGGGAAAGCCAGTGAAAGCATACCTGGCTTGTGATCGTTTTCCTCAGTTAAACCTAGagtcttcttctccaactctGTGACAGCCCAAGCAGGGTTCCATGAAACAAGCTCAAGATACTCCTCATCTCCAAGTTTCACAACTTTAAAATGCTGAGGAAACTTGTTGACCCAGTCTATCCTAAAATCAAGAGGCAACCCAAAATCCCTCCGGAAATGAACTATCTTATCCAAAGGAAGCTTCTTATCAACAGAcatcatcaaacaccttgtCACATGTTCTGCAGCCTTGTCTCCATTCTCCTCAAGTAACTTGTCATGCTCTTCCAACAAGTCTTCCCCTTCATCTGTCAATCCACACCACAAGACCCCTCTCTGATCTTTGTACAACTCAAACAACTTAGGAGACTTTCTAATGAAATCACTGATCTTATGGGGTTTAGGCAAATTAATCTGTCTTCTATACTGCTCCAACGACCTGACGGTAATGATCATATCTCGCTCACCCTTCAACACCTCCATCAAGAAAATCACTTTGGAAGCTATTTTCCATTTCTCAGTAGCTATCTCGAGCTCTTGGACTCTCTTTTCCCTACTCCTATCTTGAACACGCTTGCTGCTGGTCATGAACCTCACCCATAGCCGTCCGAAAGAAGACTCTCCGGATAAAACGTTCCTTTCAGGCATTATCGCAAACATGTTATGGGCATTCACGTAGAATCGTAGCCTACATCGTAACCCTTCCATCAAAGCTTCACCTTTAAGCacctaaacaacaacaaccatcaAAGCCTCAGTTTTTTGGCATCTCCCGATCGACTTAAACACGATAAGATCGATGATTAAGATTATTTACATTAAACCGTGAAACTAGTCTTTCAGATGCCATGcgttataaataataaatgtacAAATTGAAAGATACAGTACCTTAAACTATACGGCGGAGAAGTAATAGAGTCTGAAGGTAAAGCGGCGAGGTGAAAAACGGAGGGAAAAAGCCATGCGACGGAGGTCCGACGGCGACGAGAAGACAAGGCAGAAGAAGATGCTTAGTGtctgtgtcttcttctttcttgtaaaTGAGCCCAATAAAGCCCATTAAGCTCTTATTTGGGCTTTTCCATTTGAGTCTGAAAAATCCACTGTTGTCAATTTGTCATCATTGTTGACAGTTAacattataagtttataacgaTGGGAATGGGACCATATAAACGATTGATTGTgtttgtattatagattttttttagttttctgaaaaaaatgtttgttttgtagttgttaATGACAATGCCATATTTCGATTTTTGGTcgttaattcaaaatttgaaacgttaatttttactgttattataattttaaaatcatcactcGAGTTTCTCTAATATGTAGTTA belongs to Camelina sativa cultivar DH55 unplaced genomic scaffold, Cs unpScaffold00654, whole genome shotgun sequence and includes:
- the LOC104773815 gene encoding ELL-associated factor 1-like, whose amino-acid sequence is MVRSNKQEPRVSATYIRSLVKQQLLAPSTTTTMTTTTTTTDGSGGGSGKTQSQTQTHKKQVRRRLHTSRPYQERLLNMAEARREIVTALKQHRASMRQASRIPPPQPPPPPQPLNLFSPSPPPPPPPDPFSWTNPSLNFLLPNQPLGLNLNFQDFNDYIQTSSTTSSSSSSSSSSSSSSSFFPTNPHIYSSPSPPPTFTTATSDSAPQPPSSSAGENNVGTSAWWSELMMKTVEAPEIKPETEEVEDDVFPKLSDVMEFPSWLNQTEEELFHPYNLTDHYSIPHNPPLSCMEIGEIEGMDGEDWLA
- the LOC104773816 gene encoding protein ROOT PRIMORDIUM DEFECTIVE 1-like, encoding MEGLRCRLRFYVNAHNMFAIMPERNVLSGESSFGRLWVRFMTSSKRVQDRSREKRVQELEIATEKWKIASKVIFLMEVLKGERDMIITVRSLEQYRRQINLPKPHKISDFIRKSPKLFELYKDQRGVLWCGLTDEGEDLLEEHDKLLEENGDKAAEHVTRCLMMSVDKKLPLDKIVHFRRDFGLPLDFRIDWVNKFPQHFKVVKLGDEEYLELVSWNPAWAVTELEKKTLGLTEENDHKPGMLSLAFPMKFPPSYKKMYRYRGKIEHFQKRTYLSPYADARGLEAGSKEFDKRAIAVMHELLSFTLEKRLVTDHLTHFRREFVMPQKLMRIFLKHCGIFYVSERGKRFSVFLTEGYEGPELIDKCPLILWKEKLLKFTGYRGRKRDIPTYSDTLDMQERELLESGSGDESLSVKFEKDDDDVGTDDDEMDIDEVNDAYEEHSKV